The following proteins come from a genomic window of Alnus glutinosa chromosome 10, dhAlnGlut1.1, whole genome shotgun sequence:
- the LOC133880626 gene encoding U-box domain-containing protein 9 gives MAKTGVFESDPPVMAKATELKKELQRLVRAIVDEEDYSAQTIDEAKEKLCALKELRLRGKRSLSLKLLETLSCPAEFRCPLSKELMRDPVIVATGQTYDRPFIQKWLKAGNRTCPLTQQVLSHTILTPNHIIRGMISKWCKSRAIELDPVHYINEEGITEADRDHFLSLLEKMTSTRTEQKQAAKELRLLTKRMPSFRALFGESLDAIPQLLMPLFESNPQTGIHLDIQEDVITTLLNLSIHDNNKKLVAENPRVIPLLMEALRSGTIETRANAAAALFTLSALDSNKSLIGKSGALGPLIDLLEEGHPLAMKDVGSAIFSLCMINENKARAVREGAVRVILKKITDRIHVDELLAILAMLSNHQKAIEEMGDLGAVSCLLSIIRESSCGRNKENCIAILHALCLNDRTKWKEMREEESTNGTISELAKNGTSRAKRKANDILERLNRIVNIMHTS, from the exons ATGGCTAAGACGGGAGTTTTCGAATCTGATCCGCCGGTGATGGCGAAGGCGACGGAGTTGAAGAAAGAGCTGCAGAGACTGGTGCGGGCTATAGTGGATGAGGAGGATTATAGCGCGCAAACCATTGATGAGGCTAAGGAGAAACTTTGTGCTTTGAAGGAATTGAGGCTGAGGGGAAAGAGGTCGCTCTCGTTGAAGCTCCTCGAGACGCTGTCTTGTCCTGCGGAGTTTCGGTGCCCCTTGTCCAAGGAGTTGATGAGAGATCCTGTTATTGTCGCCACAGGGCAG ACATATGATAGACCTTTCATTCAGAAATGGCTAAAAGCAGGCAACCGGACATGCCCTCTAACTCAACAAGTTCTGTCTCACACAATCCTTACTCCAAATCACATAATACGAGGGATGATATCTAAATGGTGTAAGAGCCGGGCGATTGAGTTGGATCCTGTTCACTATATCAATGAGGAAGGGATAACAGAAGCAGATCGtgaccattttctttctttgctgGAGAAAATGACTTCGACACGTACTGAACAAAAACAAGCCGCCAAGGAGCTTCGGTTGTTGACAAAGAGGATGCCCTCGTTCCGGGCACTCTTTGGTGAGTCTTTAGATGCCATTCCTCAATTGCTTATGCCGCTTTTCGAAAGCAATCCCCAAACAGGCATTCACCTGGATATCCAAGAGGACGTGATCACGACACTCTTGAATCTCTCAATCCATGACAATAACAAAAAGCTTGTTGCCGAAAATCCGAGGGTGATTCCTCTGCTTATGGAAGCATTGAGGTCAGGAACCATTGAGACAAGGGCCAATGCAGCTGCAGCCCTTTTCACTTTGTCAGCTCTTGATTCGAACAAATCACTTATTGGGAAATCTGGTGCCCTAGGACCACTCATTGATCTATTAGAAGAAGGACATCCATTAGCTATGAAAGATGTTGGTTCAGCAATCTTTAGCCTATGCATGATCAATGAGAACAAGGCAAGAGCTGTGCGGGAGGGCGCAGTGAGAGTGATTCTGAAGAAGATCACAGACCGTATCCATGTGGATGAGTTGTTGGCTATCCTGGCAATGCTTTCAAACCATCAGAAGGCCATTGAGGAAATGGGAGACCTTGGAGCAGTTTCTTGCTTGCTTAGCATTATTAGAGAGAGCAGTTGTGGACGTAACAAGGAGAATTGCATTGCAATCCTCCACGCACTCTGTTTGAATGATCGAACCAAGTGGAAGGAAATGAGAGAAGAGGAGAGCACCAATGGAACTATCTCTGAGCTTGCTAAGAATGGAACTTCAAGAGCCAAGAGAAAGGCTAACGACATTCTTGAGAGATTGAACAGGATTGTTAATATAATGCATACCTCATGA